A genome region from Bacteroidia bacterium includes the following:
- a CDS encoding ATP-binding protein — MERWYVRKLKEGLETKHFIILVGPRQTGKTTALTQLNQYLKAEGKAVAYINLENPLVLQEVNKHPEHLLNYTDFFRLPEGEKLFLLVDEVQYAADPSNLLKFLYDEYHDRLKIIATGSSSFYIDRKFGDSMMGRKRLVQSGTLNFTEFLHFSGNDALMDELDKLAQNPQYRSLQEPKLKNLLEQYLTYGGYPEVVLATDEKEKQMVLQGIGTSIIKKDLLDSGLTDDLKFAQFLRLLAGETGKQTNLNSISKSLKINNKKAEEMMYVARKSFIIETISPFFRNFRKELTKMPKAYFIDSGLRNFLINDFRRPSLRQDKGEVLENYVFRLLWDSYSTDQLHHWRTADQYEVDFVIENNREKGMAWEVKWDGETSLSSGQKKFAETYENFPLKKLCWQNPDANSIEILSVAGGTKQG, encoded by the coding sequence ATGGAGAGATGGTATGTAAGAAAGTTGAAGGAGGGGCTCGAAACCAAGCATTTCATCATTCTGGTTGGGCCTCGGCAAACGGGCAAGACGACTGCCCTGACGCAACTGAACCAGTATCTGAAGGCCGAAGGGAAAGCTGTGGCGTACATCAACCTGGAAAACCCGCTGGTGCTGCAGGAGGTGAACAAGCATCCTGAACACCTGCTGAACTACACCGATTTCTTCCGGCTGCCGGAAGGCGAAAAGCTTTTCCTGCTGGTGGACGAGGTACAATATGCGGCTGATCCCTCCAACCTGCTCAAGTTCCTCTACGATGAATATCACGACCGCCTGAAGATCATTGCTACAGGCAGCAGTTCTTTTTACATAGACCGGAAGTTTGGCGATTCAATGATGGGCCGCAAAAGGCTGGTGCAGTCCGGCACGCTCAACTTTACGGAATTCCTGCACTTTTCCGGAAATGATGCCCTGATGGATGAACTGGACAAACTGGCCCAGAACCCGCAATACCGTTCGTTGCAAGAACCGAAGCTGAAAAACCTGCTGGAGCAATACTTGACCTATGGCGGCTATCCAGAGGTGGTGCTGGCCACGGATGAAAAGGAAAAGCAGATGGTATTGCAGGGCATAGGAACTAGCATCATCAAGAAAGACCTGCTGGACTCAGGCTTAACGGATGATCTGAAATTTGCCCAGTTCCTCAGATTGCTGGCAGGCGAAACGGGAAAGCAGACGAACCTGAATTCCATCTCCAAATCCCTGAAGATCAACAATAAAAAAGCGGAGGAGATGATGTATGTCGCCCGTAAATCGTTCATCATCGAGACTATCTCACCGTTTTTTCGAAACTTCAGGAAGGAACTCACCAAAATGCCCAAAGCCTATTTTATTGACAGCGGGCTAAGGAATTTCCTGATCAACGACTTTAGGAGGCCGTCCCTGCGTCAGGACAAGGGAGAGGTGCTAGAGAACTATGTCTTTCGCCTGCTGTGGGACAGCTACAGTACAGATCAGTTGCATCACTGGCGAACGGCCGACCAATACGAAGTGGATTTTGTAATTGAAAATAATCGCGAAAAAGGGATGGCTTGGGAGGTGAAATGGGATGGAGAAACCAGTTTATCTTCAGGCCAGAAGAAATTCGCTGAGACCTATGAGAATTTCCCTTTAAAGAAATTATGCTGGCAAAATCCCGATGCCAATTCAATTGAAATATTGAGCGTGGCTGGAGGAACAAAACAGGGATAA
- a CDS encoding FtsX-like permease family protein, with product MMLIKIAWRNVWRQKLRSLVGIIAVALGLWAGLMVLAFMYGLTNQRIEMIIGNELSHFQFHHPDFRDNVQPQFYIPRSDSIVRHLQQNEKVKAVTARAISMAMMASPSHTGGAKVVGIDPDSESQATRLDRHIREGNYLPGEYTNSILVSEKLADKYKLRLGSKVVLTMQNLDQNFAAGAFKVSGIYKTGNGMFDEMHVFVMRERLQELLGTESGVQEIAVLLYQNEHAEPEAARYQQLYPDFEVLSWLDLQPIMRLMIDSMDIYTYVFMGIILLALLFSILNTMLMAVLERVRELGMLMAIGMNKQRVFKMILLETLFLAFTGGPIGFLLGWATIWYTGKHGFSLGSYSENLSDFGFAAQIHPQLEARTYLIVSAMVVIMAVLAAIYPAIKALKLNPSEAIRKI from the coding sequence ATGATGCTGATAAAAATTGCATGGAGAAATGTGTGGCGCCAGAAATTGCGCAGCCTGGTTGGAATCATAGCCGTGGCCCTCGGTCTATGGGCAGGGCTTATGGTGCTGGCATTTATGTACGGCCTCACCAATCAGCGCATCGAAATGATCATTGGCAACGAACTTTCGCATTTTCAGTTCCATCACCCTGACTTCCGGGATAACGTGCAACCGCAGTTTTACATTCCACGCAGCGACAGCATCGTAAGGCATTTGCAGCAAAATGAAAAAGTAAAGGCGGTGACAGCCCGCGCCATCTCTATGGCTATGATGGCATCGCCCTCTCATACAGGAGGGGCAAAAGTGGTGGGCATTGATCCGGACAGCGAATCGCAGGCTACGCGGCTCGACCGGCATATCAGGGAAGGAAACTACTTGCCTGGCGAATACACCAATTCCATCCTGGTGAGCGAAAAGCTGGCAGACAAATACAAGCTCAGGCTCGGATCAAAGGTGGTGCTTACCATGCAAAACCTGGATCAGAATTTTGCAGCAGGAGCCTTTAAGGTAAGCGGCATTTATAAGACAGGCAATGGAATGTTCGATGAAATGCACGTCTTCGTGATGCGCGAGAGATTGCAGGAACTGCTGGGTACGGAAAGTGGCGTACAGGAAATTGCCGTGCTCCTGTACCAGAATGAACATGCGGAACCGGAAGCGGCCCGCTACCAGCAACTTTACCCTGACTTTGAAGTGCTTTCCTGGCTCGATCTCCAGCCCATCATGCGGTTGATGATTGATTCAATGGATATTTATACCTATGTCTTTATGGGAATTATTCTGTTGGCGCTGCTTTTCAGCATTCTGAATACCATGCTCATGGCGGTGCTGGAGCGGGTACGGGAACTCGGAATGCTCATGGCAATAGGCATGAACAAACAGCGCGTTTTCAAAATGATCCTGCTGGAAACCCTGTTCCTGGCCTTTACGGGCGGGCCGATAGGATTTCTCCTGGGCTGGGCCACCATCTGGTATACGGGAAAACATGGATTCAGCCTCGGTTCCTACAGCGAAAATCTCAGCGACTTCGGATTTGCCGCCCAGATTCATCCGCAACTCGAAGCCAGGACTTATCTCATCGTATCAGCAATGGTGGTGATCATGGCGGTGCTCGCGGCCATTTATCCAGCCATCAAAGCTTTGAAACTCAATCCTTCCGAAGCAATAAGAAAAATATAA
- a CDS encoding FtsX-like permease family protein — protein MLLKLAWRNLWRSKQRTFITMASVFLAVMLSSMLASFKEGVLDLMVENTVGKFTGYIQIHSKGYWDEPSLDLSFEFTDSLRQLLNEHEGITGYTSRIEGFSLASSGELTRAAMVTGTDPENEEQNTGLSERVIEGEYLEPGDKAVLVGAGLAEFLKLKAGDTLVLFGQGYRGMTSSGLYPIKGIVKIGSPEMSRQVVFLPMEEAQYFFATGPQITAAVIFIDDPDEAEQIAEELRASLDTAKYEVMPWKELVPDMVRMVQSEEQEQYVFMFILYVVISFGIFGTVLMMMAEREHEFGMLVAIGMKRIQLALMVFIEILVMVIIGAIAGMLAVFPIALYFNMNPVSFGEEMAKMYSDYGLEPVLQTAVTPGLFIQQAVVVAIIAFVISIYPFLRLLRLNAIEAMRK, from the coding sequence ATGCTCCTGAAACTGGCCTGGCGAAACCTCTGGCGCAGCAAGCAGCGCACCTTCATCACCATGGCATCTGTGTTTCTGGCCGTGATGCTCTCTTCCATGCTTGCAAGCTTTAAAGAAGGTGTCCTCGATCTTATGGTCGAAAATACCGTTGGCAAATTCACCGGTTATATCCAGATCCACAGTAAAGGTTATTGGGATGAACCGTCACTTGATCTCAGTTTTGAATTTACCGACTCCCTGCGCCAACTCCTGAATGAACACGAAGGAATCACTGGCTACACAAGCCGGATAGAAGGATTTTCACTGGCATCGTCTGGTGAGCTTACCCGTGCTGCAATGGTAACCGGAACTGACCCTGAGAACGAAGAGCAGAACACCGGCCTCAGCGAAAGAGTAATTGAAGGAGAGTATCTGGAACCGGGAGACAAGGCGGTTCTGGTAGGCGCGGGGCTTGCCGAATTCCTGAAACTGAAGGCTGGCGATACCTTGGTGCTTTTCGGGCAGGGTTACCGGGGAATGACCTCCAGCGGCCTGTATCCCATAAAAGGAATTGTAAAGATCGGGTCTCCTGAAATGAGCAGGCAGGTGGTTTTCCTTCCTATGGAGGAGGCGCAGTATTTCTTTGCTACAGGGCCGCAAATCACGGCTGCCGTTATTTTTATTGATGACCCCGATGAAGCAGAACAAATCGCAGAGGAGTTGCGCGCCAGTCTGGATACCGCAAAATATGAGGTAATGCCCTGGAAGGAACTTGTGCCGGATATGGTGCGAATGGTCCAATCAGAGGAGCAGGAGCAATATGTCTTTATGTTCATTCTTTATGTAGTCATCTCCTTTGGAATTTTTGGAACCGTACTTATGATGATGGCCGAGCGCGAGCACGAATTCGGAATGCTGGTGGCCATAGGAATGAAAAGAATTCAACTGGCGCTGATGGTATTTATTGAAATCCTGGTCATGGTCATTATCGGAGCCATTGCAGGGATGTTGGCCGTCTTCCCAATTGCCCTATATTTTAATATGAACCCGGTTTCTTTTGGAGAAGAAATGGCAAAAATGTACTCAGACTACGGATTAGAGCCGGTGCTGCAAACTGCCGTAACGCCCGGCCTTTTCATCCAGCAGGCAGTGGTGGTAGCCATTATTGCCTTCGTTATTTCAATTTATCCTTTTTTGAGATTACTGCGTCTGAACGCTATTGAAGCAATGAGAAAATGA